In Geminocystis sp. NIES-3708, a single window of DNA contains:
- a CDS encoding CatB-related O-acetyltransferase has protein sequence MIKAQIFRKIFFLFKKSTVYRKTIMPMNENPTYSDYSIGRYTYGEPRVLKWGNESTLRIGSFCSIASGVTILLDGNHRVDWLTTYPFSVVFEEFTNIEGHPATKGDVIIGNDVWIAMNSLILSGVKIGDGAVIGANSVVCRDVPPYTIVAGNPAKKIKTRFDSHTVEKLLEMEWWNWDLNKIKSNVPLLMSDDFNQFISKNNSSCD, from the coding sequence ATGATTAAGGCACAAATATTTAGAAAGATTTTCTTCTTGTTTAAAAAATCAACTGTTTATAGAAAAACAATAATGCCGATGAACGAAAATCCAACTTATTCGGATTATAGTATTGGTCGATATACTTATGGAGAACCAAGAGTTTTAAAGTGGGGCAATGAATCAACACTAAGAATCGGTAGTTTTTGTTCAATCGCTTCCGGGGTAACAATACTTTTGGATGGAAATCATCGAGTTGATTGGCTCACAACTTATCCTTTTAGCGTCGTTTTTGAAGAATTTACTAATATAGAAGGACATCCGGCAACTAAAGGTGATGTTATAATTGGTAATGATGTTTGGATTGCCATGAACTCATTAATTCTATCGGGAGTAAAAATTGGAGATGGAGCCGTTATAGGAGCTAATTCCGTTGTTTGTCGAGATGTTCCACCTTATACGATTGTTGCTGGCAATCCTGCTAAGAAAATCAAAACCAGATTTGATTCTCACACAGTTGAAAAACTATTGGAGATGGAATGGTGGAATTGGGATCTGAATAAAATAAAAAGTAATGTTCCTCTCCTAATGTCTGATGACTTTAATCAATTCATTTCAAAAAATAATTCTTCTTGTGATTAA
- a CDS encoding diguanylate cyclase domain-containing protein codes for MIFLSGYQIYHQIDEDVNSSLYFGVRESDQRKVLIKISKQDYPTTLELNQYKQEYKITKSLNFDGIIKVYALEKYKNGLALILENFEGKSLKLLVNDSSFLISDFLKIAVKIATILELIHRNSIIHKNLNSHNIFYNPNTEELKISNFSIATVSNKEKYQDKFIEEDLFILQTRLAYISPEQTGRINHNLDYRTDFYSLGVTFYELLTGILPFESDDSLKLFNFHITKTPINPSFINPSIPVVISDLVMKLMAKNPNDRYQSAWGLKADLKDCLQQLELTGIINTFSLGNNDISDRFLISQNIYDREEICTNLLTKLSNITEQSQTEIIFITGNSGTGKSFLVETIYQKNIIKNFISGKFDQFQQSNPYSALINALQQFVKNKLTENQENINSWKNILLKKLGINGQVIIDIIPELELIIDKQLPLLKISSNEAEIRFNLVFQKFMEACCTKENPLVIFLDDLQWADSGSLNLIELIITNNNLPHLFLIGAYRDNEINGNHPLTIMMNNIKKHQVIVNEIYLQNLSINNITFLIAETLKSDIEEVKFLSELIFKKTKGNPFFTKQFLQKLYLENFIYFDYNQYKWQWDIVNISAQNITDNVAELMIDQLKNFPKNTQSLLKLSSCLGNKFDLLTLSIISEKSLEKILEELTIAINYGLIVLLPSEEKINNYQFQFLHDRVQQAAYTLIGEDEKPKIHLKIGQLLLQKYTELEQEEHLFDIVEHWNKGKSLIQNSEEKENLITLNLKVAKKAKKTIAYDIAKIYLQTGIELLDINCWQNQYDLTLNLYNMRVEIAYLTSDFQKMQIMAQKVLDNARNILDKILIYKIFIAVQIAKSRMNLAIDVGRKALKELGIQLPISANIYDTNNALQNLNRQLENKNIEELINLPINNNPEGEAILEILAILYSPFFQSMPNIIPWVSSTMVSLSIKFGNLSSSAIGYCIHGMVLCSFFSEVNKGYSFGKLAMNLIEIDPQQQFQSVIVQIFGCIIQCRQEPIRNSLITLKNSHQIALETGDLVNVGYNALIYCFTGFFAGVELETLETELTSYHQLSTKISQNSAKTYLEMTWQTIKNLRNISPQPDLLRGILYDETIKITYHESHQELTAIAQVYIYKLLLAYYFGNYQSAESYINQAQPHLSAVSGIVFFPYYYYYAALTYGALWETQDNKEEILEKMEYYQTILSQWAEDTPINYKSKWHLVEAEKQRILNNKAKAIENYDKAIELAKENQFINEVAMANELAGKFYLSWKKEKLAQIYFEESLYYYTRWGATAKIADLQQKYSQVLSSITTSSNISGDIHKTTNGINSRNNLDLMTLMKASEAIAKEVQLENLLQTLMTILMENAGVQKGCLLLHTSSSVEELGTFTIAIDICNNNHSLFPDKTIGETLPESIFYYVARTKEIICLDYPYLTGDFVSDSYIQSVQPFSILCYPLINQGNLIGIVYLENNLTPGACTTQSLELLQLLSGQAAIAIKNSQLYHQVKQNEELLRQFLEAMPVAIGILDANGHPYYTNQKAKYILGQGVLSNTLKEDIAKTYKIYVSGTNQLYPNQDLPVIKALEGKVSSADDIEIHQNGQIIPVECWATPIYDELGEILFAMVAFQDIAQRKEIEKKLRDYHRTLEKEVLRRTDELRKANQQLSRLANLDGLTQVANRRHFDNYLQKEWQRHLRQNKHLSLILIDIDYFKPYNDLYGHQKGDDCLIKVAQTISSVIQRPTDLFARYGGEEFAIILPETPPMGAFTVAQSVKDAINELQIIHEQSSVNKYVTLSIGFVSLIPTSQLTPENLITKTDLALYQAKNEGRNRIIGNIED; via the coding sequence ATGATATTTTTGTCAGGCTATCAAATTTACCACCAAATTGATGAAGATGTTAATTCATCTCTTTACTTTGGTGTTAGAGAATCTGATCAAAGAAAAGTATTAATTAAAATCTCTAAGCAAGATTATCCAACAACACTGGAATTAAATCAATATAAACAAGAATATAAAATAACTAAATCTCTTAATTTTGATGGGATTATTAAGGTTTATGCCTTAGAAAAATATAAAAATGGTTTGGCACTTATTTTAGAAAATTTTGAAGGTAAGTCTTTAAAACTATTAGTTAATGATAGTAGTTTTTTAATATCTGATTTTTTAAAAATTGCTGTAAAAATTGCTACAATTTTAGAATTAATACATAGGAATAGTATCATTCATAAAAATCTTAATTCTCATAATATTTTTTATAACCCCAATACTGAAGAATTAAAAATAAGTAATTTTAGTATTGCTACGGTTTCAAACAAAGAAAAATATCAAGACAAATTTATTGAAGAAGATTTATTTATATTACAAACAAGATTAGCTTATATTTCTCCAGAGCAAACGGGAAGAATTAATCACAATTTAGACTATCGCACTGATTTTTATTCTTTAGGGGTTACTTTTTATGAATTGTTAACAGGTATTTTACCTTTTGAAAGTGATGATTCTTTAAAGTTATTTAATTTTCATATTACAAAAACACCGATTAATCCATCCTTCATTAATCCTTCCATTCCTGTTGTTATTTCAGATTTGGTTATGAAATTAATGGCTAAAAATCCTAATGATAGATATCAAAGTGCTTGGGGATTAAAAGCAGATTTAAAAGATTGTTTACAACAATTAGAGTTAACAGGAATTATTAACACCTTTTCTTTAGGAAATAACGATATTTCTGATAGGTTTTTAATTTCTCAAAACATATATGATAGAGAAGAAATTTGCACAAACTTATTAACTAAATTATCTAATATAACAGAGCAATCTCAGACTGAAATAATTTTTATTACAGGAAATTCAGGCACGGGTAAATCATTTTTAGTTGAGACAATATATCAAAAAAATATCATAAAAAATTTTATTTCAGGAAAATTTGATCAATTTCAACAAAGTAATCCTTACAGTGCTTTAATTAATGCTTTGCAACAATTTGTTAAAAATAAATTAACAGAAAATCAAGAAAATATTAATAGCTGGAAAAATATATTATTAAAAAAATTGGGAATTAATGGACAAGTTATTATTGATATAATTCCAGAACTTGAGTTAATTATTGATAAACAATTACCTTTACTGAAAATAAGTTCAAATGAAGCAGAAATTAGGTTTAATTTAGTATTTCAAAAATTTATGGAGGCTTGTTGTACAAAAGAGAATCCTTTGGTTATTTTTCTTGATGATTTACAATGGGCGGATTCTGGTAGTTTGAATTTAATTGAATTAATTATTACTAATAATAATTTACCACATTTATTTTTAATAGGTGCTTATCGTGATAATGAGATTAATGGGAATCATCCTTTAACTATCATGATGAATAATATAAAAAAACATCAGGTGATAGTTAATGAAATTTATTTACAAAATTTATCTATTAATAATATTACTTTTTTAATTGCTGAGACTCTTAAAAGTGATATTGAAGAAGTAAAATTTTTATCAGAATTAATTTTTAAGAAAACAAAAGGTAATCCTTTTTTTACGAAACAATTTTTACAAAAGCTATATTTAGAAAATTTTATTTATTTTGATTATAATCAATATAAATGGCAATGGGATATAGTCAATATTTCTGCTCAAAATATCACGGATAATGTAGCAGAATTGATGATTGATCAGTTAAAAAATTTCCCTAAAAATACTCAATCTTTATTAAAATTATCGTCTTGTCTTGGTAATAAATTTGATTTATTGACTTTATCAATTATTAGTGAAAAATCTCTTGAAAAAATATTAGAAGAATTAACCATTGCTATTAATTACGGATTAATTGTTTTATTACCCTCTGAAGAAAAAATAAATAATTATCAGTTTCAATTTTTACATGATCGTGTTCAACAAGCCGCTTACACTTTAATTGGTGAGGATGAAAAACCAAAAATTCATCTAAAAATAGGACAATTATTATTACAAAAATATACTGAATTAGAACAAGAGGAACATTTATTTGATATTGTTGAGCATTGGAATAAAGGAAAAAGTTTGATTCAAAATTCAGAAGAAAAAGAAAATTTAATTACACTCAACTTAAAAGTAGCAAAAAAAGCAAAAAAAACTATTGCCTATGATATAGCGAAAATTTATTTACAAACAGGAATAGAATTATTAGATATTAATTGTTGGCAAAATCAATATGATTTAACTCTTAATCTATATAATATGAGGGTTGAAATTGCTTATTTAACAAGTGACTTTCAAAAAATGCAAATAATGGCACAAAAGGTATTAGATAATGCCAGAAATATTTTAGATAAAATATTAATCTATAAGATTTTTATAGCAGTACAAATAGCAAAAAGTAGAATGAATCTAGCCATTGATGTTGGTAGAAAAGCATTAAAAGAATTAGGGATTCAATTACCAATTTCAGCTAATATTTATGATACGAATAATGCTTTACAAAATCTTAATCGTCAGCTAGAAAATAAGAATATTGAAGAATTAATTAATCTGCCCATAAATAACAATCCCGAAGGAGAAGCAATATTAGAAATATTAGCCATATTATATTCTCCTTTTTTTCAATCCATGCCGAATATCATACCTTGGGTTAGTTCTACCATGGTGAGTTTATCGATAAAGTTTGGTAATCTTTCCTCTTCAGCTATTGGTTATTGTATTCATGGTATGGTACTTTGTAGTTTTTTCTCAGAAGTTAATAAAGGCTACAGTTTCGGCAAATTAGCGATGAATTTAATAGAAATCGATCCTCAACAACAGTTTCAGTCTGTAATTGTACAGATATTTGGATGTATAATTCAATGTCGTCAAGAACCTATAAGAAATAGTTTAATTACGTTAAAAAACAGCCATCAAATTGCTTTAGAAACAGGTGATTTAGTCAATGTCGGTTATAATGCTCTAATTTATTGTTTTACTGGATTTTTTGCTGGGGTTGAATTAGAAACTTTAGAAACAGAATTGACAAGTTATCATCAATTATCAACTAAAATTTCTCAGAATTCCGCAAAAACCTATTTAGAGATGACATGGCAAACTATTAAAAATTTACGAAACATATCACCTCAACCTGATTTATTGAGAGGAATACTATATGACGAAACCATTAAAATTACTTACCATGAGTCACATCAAGAATTAACAGCCATCGCACAAGTTTATATCTATAAATTATTACTAGCTTATTATTTTGGTAATTATCAATCAGCAGAATCTTATATTAATCAGGCACAACCTCATTTATCTGCTGTAAGTGGAATTGTATTTTTTCCTTATTATTATTATTATGCCGCTTTAACTTATGGGGCATTATGGGAAACACAAGATAATAAAGAAGAGATTTTAGAAAAAATGGAATATTATCAAACGATACTTTCTCAGTGGGCAGAAGATACCCCCATCAATTACAAGTCGAAGTGGCATTTAGTTGAGGCAGAAAAACAAAGAATTTTAAACAATAAGGCTAAAGCTATTGAAAATTATGATAAAGCCATTGAATTAGCTAAAGAAAATCAGTTTATCAATGAGGTTGCCATGGCTAATGAATTAGCAGGAAAATTTTATTTAAGCTGGAAAAAAGAAAAATTAGCTCAAATTTATTTTGAAGAATCCTTATATTACTATACCCGTTGGGGGGCAACAGCAAAAATCGCCGATTTACAACAAAAATATTCTCAGGTTTTATCTTCTATAACTACTTCATCTAATATTTCTGGAGATATTCATAAAACAACTAATGGCATTAACTCTCGTAATAATTTAGATTTAATGACTTTGATGAAAGCATCTGAAGCTATTGCCAAAGAAGTTCAGCTAGAAAATTTATTACAAACTTTAATGACAATTTTAATGGAAAATGCAGGAGTACAAAAAGGTTGTTTATTACTGCATACTTCCTCTTCTGTTGAAGAATTAGGTACATTTACCATCGCTATTGATATTTGTAATAATAATCATTCACTTTTTCCTGATAAAACCATTGGTGAAACCTTACCAGAGTCTATTTTTTACTATGTAGCACGAACTAAAGAAATCATCTGTCTTGATTATCCTTATTTGACAGGAGATTTTGTCTCCGATTCTTATATTCAATCAGTGCAACCCTTTTCTATTCTCTGTTATCCATTAATTAATCAAGGAAATTTAATCGGAATTGTCTATCTGGAAAATAATTTAACCCCTGGTGCTTGTACTACACAAAGTTTAGAGCTTTTACAATTACTTTCCGGACAAGCTGCGATCGCTATTAAAAACTCACAACTTTATCATCAAGTCAAGCAAAATGAAGAATTATTAAGACAATTTTTAGAAGCAATGCCCGTAGCAATAGGTATTTTAGATGCTAATGGACATCCTTATTATACCAATCAAAAAGCAAAATATATATTAGGTCAAGGAGTATTATCTAATACCTTAAAAGAAGATATTGCTAAAACTTATAAAATTTATGTATCTGGTACTAATCAACTATATCCTAATCAAGACTTACCCGTTATCAAAGCATTAGAAGGGAAAGTTTCTAGTGCGGATGATATAGAAATTCATCAAAATGGTCAAATTATTCCTGTAGAATGTTGGGCTACACCTATCTATGACGAATTAGGAGAAATTTTGTTTGCAATGGTTGCTTTTCAAGATATTGCACAACGGAAAGAAATAGAAAAAAAATTAAGAGACTATCATCGCACCTTAGAGAAAGAAGTCTTAAGGCGTACAGATGAGTTGCGAAAAGCTAACCAGCAATTATCGCGCCTTGCTAATTTAGATGGTTTAACCCAAGTTGCTAACCGCCGTCATTTTGATAATTATTTACAAAAAGAATGGCAAAGACATTTAAGACAAAACAAACATCTCTCTTTAATACTTATCGATATTGATTATTTTAAACCTTATAATGATTTATACGGTCATCAAAAGGGAGATGATTGCCTAATCAAGGTGGCACAAACAATATCGAGTGTTATCCAACGCCCCACAGATTTATTCGCTCGTTATGGAGGAGAAGAATTTGCTATTATTTTGCCTGAAACACCCCCCATGGGGGCATTTACAGTGGCTCAATCAGTTAAAGACGCTATTAATGAATTACAAATTATTCATGAACAATCATCTGTAAATAAATATGTCACTTTAAGTATTGGTTTTGTTAGTCTTATTCCTACTTCGCAACTTACCCCCGAAAATTTAATTACTAAAACTGATTTGGCATTATATCAAGCTAAAAATGAAGGTAGAAATCGAATTATCGGTAATATAGAAGATTAA
- a CDS encoding MerR family DNA-binding protein, translating into MCPHISCDNSDYRLFSPMLINRLNFIRRSQHLGLKLTQIKEILNCS; encoded by the coding sequence TTGTGTCCTCATATTTCCTGTGATAATTCTGATTATCGTCTATTTTCTCCTATGCTTATCAATCGTTTAAATTTTATTCGACGATCGCAACATTTAGGATTAAAATTAACACAGATAAAAGAGATCTTAAATTGTTCATGA
- a CDS encoding class I SAM-dependent methyltransferase, producing MQIVNKIVTGGKAHKSRFHDEKGNPLDLKGFIYLPHCLATTALRLTIGYRPVLPWLSYRAIKFLDKLLKPDWKMLEWGSGMSTLWFAQRVGHLTSIEDYQPWYEKVKPTLSKTDNVDYQFKTDDNYFNLDQYPDETFDFILIDGSERGNCAKSAVTKLKRGGYIYLDNSDKHSTMEGSDTRIAEETLLQAVKERGGEVKYFVDFVPTYLAVNQGMLLKL from the coding sequence ATGCAAATAGTTAATAAAATAGTTACAGGGGGTAAAGCTCATAAAAGTCGCTTTCATGATGAAAAAGGAAACCCACTGGATTTAAAGGGTTTTATCTATCTACCCCATTGTTTAGCAACAACTGCCCTCAGATTAACTATAGGTTATCGCCCTGTTTTACCTTGGCTAAGTTATCGAGCCATTAAGTTTTTAGACAAACTGTTAAAACCAGATTGGAAAATGCTTGAATGGGGATCAGGAATGTCCACTCTTTGGTTTGCTCAAAGAGTTGGCCATCTAACTAGCATTGAAGATTATCAGCCTTGGTATGAAAAAGTAAAACCAACTTTAAGCAAGACTGATAATGTAGATTATCAATTCAAAACTGATGATAACTATTTTAATTTAGATCAATATCCCGATGAAACTTTTGATTTTATCTTGATTGATGGTTCTGAACGAGGTAATTGCGCCAAAAGTGCAGTTACAAAGTTAAAGCGAGGGGGTTACATCTATCTTGATAATTCTGATAAACATTCTACTATGGAGGGTAGCGATACCAGGATTGCGGAGGAGACTTTGCTACAAGCAGTTAAAGAAAGAGGAGGAGAAGTTAAATATTTTGTTGATTTTGTTCCTACCTATTTAGCGGTTAACCAAGGAATGCTTTTAAAATTGTAA
- a CDS encoding glycosyltransferase family 4 protein: MAKIYFFTNPPEYPTTRFRSQQYLSYFHKYGYTTIFSTSLASSIQKPKSESLISILIFNIARYFTELKNVVNRWQQINQINDLDSVVYIHSFLTPFLETDYLAQVVRKKSLRIVLDIDDAIFATNRRTETKLKKLLPICDAVVVGNEYLAEFARKYQKNIHIIPTPIETNYYVPKTDNDIQDKNKITVGWMGGWVNLIHLNLVVSSLTSIKKQIPHIQIRIVTNIQELPSNLKDIAELKQWSAEDELTDLQSFDIGLMPLEDNPFSRGKCSFKLLQYMAVGIPVIASPVGMNKEVVRDNGFLCNSPEEWFDSLLLLCKNKELRKKMGVKSRNIVELDYSTEINFIKLHGALTGNELSYLKLH; this comes from the coding sequence ATGGCAAAAATTTATTTCTTTACAAATCCTCCAGAATATCCGACAACAAGATTTAGATCGCAACAGTATTTGTCTTATTTCCACAAGTATGGATATACAACAATTTTCTCTACCTCTCTAGCTTCTAGCATACAAAAACCTAAATCAGAATCTTTGATCTCTATTTTGATTTTTAACATTGCACGATATTTCACAGAATTAAAAAATGTAGTTAATCGTTGGCAACAGATTAATCAAATAAATGATTTAGACAGTGTAGTTTACATACATTCGTTTCTGACCCCTTTTTTAGAAACAGACTATCTAGCCCAAGTAGTAAGGAAAAAATCTTTGAGAATTGTTTTAGATATTGATGATGCTATATTTGCTACAAATAGGAGAACAGAAACGAAACTAAAAAAACTACTACCTATTTGTGATGCTGTAGTAGTAGGAAATGAATATTTGGCAGAATTCGCTCGAAAATATCAAAAAAACATTCATATTATTCCCACACCGATTGAAACTAACTATTATGTTCCCAAAACAGATAATGACATTCAGGACAAGAATAAGATTACAGTTGGTTGGATGGGAGGATGGGTTAATCTTATCCATCTTAATTTAGTTGTTTCTAGTTTAACTAGTATAAAAAAACAAATTCCTCATATTCAAATTAGAATTGTTACTAATATCCAAGAATTGCCATCTAATCTAAAAGATATTGCGGAATTAAAGCAATGGAGTGCAGAAGATGAATTGACTGACTTACAATCTTTTGATATTGGCTTAATGCCCTTAGAAGATAACCCTTTTAGTCGAGGAAAATGCTCTTTTAAGCTATTACAGTATATGGCAGTGGGTATTCCAGTCATCGCTTCTCCTGTTGGCATGAATAAAGAAGTTGTTAGAGATAACGGTTTTCTGTGTAATTCTCCCGAAGAATGGTTCGATAGCTTATTATTACTTTGTAAAAATAAAGAACTAAGAAAAAAAATGGGAGTAAAAAGTAGAAATATTGTGGAGTTGGATTATTCCACAGAAATAAACTTTATTAAGTTACACGGAGCATTAACTGGAAACGAATTAAGTTACCTAAAGCTACACTAA
- a CDS encoding 4-hydroxybenzoate solanesyltransferase: MVISPEINTPSITQNIIKLLRWDKPAGRLILMIPALWAVFFASMGKPPWILVAIIIFGSLATSAAGCVINDLWDRNIDNQVERTKNRPLASRALSIKVGIIVFIISLTCAAGLAFYLNSLSFWLCVASVPFIICYPLAKRVFPIPQLVLSIAWGFAVLISWSAVTGNLTFNTWVLWGATITWTMGFDTVYAMADKPDDLKIGINSSAIFFGDLAGEAVGLFFALTAGLFAYLGSFNGLNYFFGLSWAIAVILWAGQYIELRQSNQEFVNYGQIFNQNVWIGFILLLGIIFGN; this comes from the coding sequence ATGGTTATATCTCCAGAAATTAATACCCCTAGCATCACTCAAAATATTATCAAACTCCTTCGTTGGGATAAACCAGCAGGAAGACTGATTCTGATGATTCCTGCTTTATGGGCAGTATTTTTCGCTAGTATGGGTAAACCCCCTTGGATTTTAGTCGCTATTATCATTTTCGGTAGTTTAGCCACCAGTGCCGCAGGATGTGTTATCAATGATTTATGGGATCGTAACATAGATAATCAAGTAGAAAGAACAAAAAATCGTCCTTTAGCATCCCGTGCTTTATCAATCAAAGTCGGGATTATTGTCTTTATTATCAGTTTAACTTGTGCCGCAGGATTAGCATTTTATCTCAATTCTCTTAGTTTTTGGCTTTGTGTGGCTTCTGTACCGTTCATTATCTGTTATCCTTTAGCAAAGCGCGTTTTTCCTATTCCTCAGCTGGTTTTATCTATTGCTTGGGGCTTTGCCGTTTTAATCAGTTGGAGTGCCGTGACGGGTAATTTAACTTTTAATACATGGGTATTGTGGGGTGCTACCATTACATGGACGATGGGCTTTGATACTGTTTACGCTATGGCAGATAAACCTGATGATCTCAAAATTGGTATTAATTCTAGTGCAATCTTTTTTGGCGATTTAGCTGGGGAAGCTGTGGGTTTATTTTTTGCTCTCACTGCTGGTTTATTTGCTTATCTTGGCTCTTTCAACGGCTTAAACTACTTTTTTGGGCTATCATGGGCGATCGCCGTTATTCTTTGGGCAGGACAATACATTGAATTGAGACAATCAAATCAAGAATTCGTCAATTATGGGCAAATATTCAATCAAAATGTTTGGATTGGCTTTATCTTATTATTAGGCATCATTTTTGGTAATTAA
- a CDS encoding bifunctional 2-polyprenyl-6-hydroxyphenol methylase/3-demethylubiquinol 3-O-methyltransferase UbiG, whose protein sequence is MTIAKFEYIELKNCPLCGSPEKRLLFKANDLLMGQPGEFGVEQCIECDFRFTNPRPPAENIFDYYTKDYHCYRDDRISTNKIIESSASEKIVSNDSLKYSFYGGFWGSRGWVIPNLSKGATVLELGCGSGSFVRECVSRGWNTIGTDLNQDLQSTIVNMGAKFIETNLPLINLSDNHLDAVFAWQVLEHLYQPIETLEEIKRVLKPNGIFAFSVPNSDCWQFNLFKNKWAGLQVPTHVSHFSQKSIHQVVEKSGLKIIGIYAQNTVGCLYPSILLSQGLDNVSLSQQWTSINFVNKLVDRFLSIFISLIFGVKQAERLTVICLKKYD, encoded by the coding sequence ATGACTATAGCTAAATTTGAATACATCGAACTTAAAAATTGTCCCTTATGTGGTTCACCTGAAAAACGTCTTTTGTTTAAAGCTAATGATTTATTAATGGGACAGCCAGGGGAATTTGGTGTAGAACAATGTATAGAATGTGATTTTCGATTCACAAATCCGCGTCCCCCTGCGGAAAATATTTTTGATTATTATACAAAAGACTATCATTGTTATCGAGATGATCGTATTTCCACAAACAAAATTATTGAATCTTCTGCTTCCGAAAAAATAGTAAGCAATGACTCTCTAAAATATAGTTTTTACGGAGGATTTTGGGGGAGTCGAGGATGGGTTATTCCAAATTTAAGCAAAGGTGCAACAGTTTTAGAATTAGGATGTGGCAGTGGCAGTTTTGTTCGGGAATGTGTTTCTCGTGGATGGAATACGATCGGGACAGATCTTAATCAAGATTTACAATCTACTATTGTTAATATGGGAGCAAAGTTTATTGAAACCAACCTTCCATTAATCAATCTTTCTGATAATCACCTCGACGCGGTATTTGCTTGGCAAGTTTTAGAACATCTTTATCAACCCATTGAAACCTTAGAAGAAATTAAGCGAGTCCTTAAACCCAATGGAATATTTGCTTTTAGTGTTCCTAATTCTGATTGTTGGCAATTTAATCTTTTTAAAAATAAATGGGCTGGACTACAAGTTCCTACTCACGTCAGTCATTTTTCTCAGAAAAGTATTCATCAAGTAGTCGAAAAATCAGGACTGAAAATCATAGGAATATATGCACAAAATACGGTAGGGTGTTTATACCCCAGTATTTTATTATCCCAAGGATTAGATAATGTTTCTTTAAGTCAACAGTGGACTTCTATTAATTTTGTAAACAAACTTGTTGACCGATTTTTATCCATCTTTATTTCTTTGATTTTCGGTGTAAAACAAGCTGAAAGATTAACCGTAATTTGTCTGAAAAAATATGATTAA